The nucleotide window CAGGTGATGCCATCTCCCAAGGTTATAGTCAATAACTAACCAAGCTATGAGTAATGCAAACGAAAGGAAAATTACCTTCATAGATCAAACTCCTTGTAGGAATAGTGACGTGAGAGCATAGATTGGTTTAGCTTAGGGTTGCGCTCCAACGAATGATAAATAGCGAGTCATAGTGGGTAAATTTAATGCTATTAATAGTAGTATGGCCAACTATTGCTTGTACTAAGAAAAAATTTTTTCAAAAACATTGTCGACTGAATGATCATTCAAGAATTTCGTGGTATAATAAATTTCAGAATATTGGCAAGTTTGCAACACGTGGTTTATAGTTATGATATATGATTAAAAACATAAGAAAGGGGACTACAAATGTTAATAGTGAATTGGATTGCATTCTTAGCTGTAACCGCTTACGGTCTTTATTTATTTTCTTATCTCATTAAAACAAGATATGAGTATATTAAGCTTGGTAAAAAGGTAGAGTTCGATCGTAAGTATAAAGAGCGTCTCGAGAAAATTTGGGTAATGGTATTTGGACAAAAGAAATTACTCAAAGATAAAAAGAGCGGGATCATTCATGTAATGATGTTTTATGGATTCATCCTTGTTCAATTTGGAGCGATTGATTTTATTTGGAAAGGGTTAGCGCCTGGTTCACACTTGCCGCTAGGACCTTTATATCCTGCTTTTACATTTTTTCAAGAAATCGTAACGCTAATGATTTTATTAGCCGTCATACTGGCATTTTACCGCCGCTACATAGAAAAACTAGTCCGCTTAAAGCGGGGTTTCAAAGCAGGACTTGTGCTCATTTTTATCGGTACATTAATGCTTTCAGTATTACTTGGAAATGGTTTGGATCTTGTATGGCATGGACATGAGCCGGCATTAAGTGAACCTGTTGCAGGTTTAATTGCGACTATTTTTGGAGGTCTGGGAACAACGGCTGCAGCTGTCATATTTTACGTAGCATGGTGGATTCATTTAATCGTGTTATTAACATTCCTAGTGTATGTTCCGCAGTCGAAACATGCCCACCTAATTGCAGGACCGATCAATGTATTCTTTAATCGTATCGACAATCCCGGTAAATTAAGACCGATTAATTTTGAAGATGAAACGCAAGAATCGTTTGGCGTTGGTAAAATTGAAGAGTTTACGCAGCACCAAATGATTGATTTTTACGCCTGTGTGGAGTGTGGACGCTGTACAAATGTTTGCCCGGCAACAGCTACAGGTAAAATGCTATCTCCGATGGATTTGATTGTAAAAATGCGTGATCATTTAACTGAAAAAGGAGCCGCCATTACGTCGAGGCAACCATGGGTTCCTACATTTGCGTTTTCGGGAACGGTCGGTAACCAATTAGCGTTAAAGTCAGCAGGTAAAGGTGCAGAAGAATCTGCAGCAGCGGTTGATTATAATACTAGTTTAATAGGGGACGTAATTACTGAGGAAGAGATTTGGGCTTGTACAACCTGTCGTAACTGTGAAGATCAATGTCCGGTTATGAACGAGCATGTCGAGAAAATCATTGATTTAAGACGTTACCTTGTATTAACAGAAGGAAAAGTAGACAGCGAGGCACAACGTGCAATGCAAAACATTGAGCGCCAAGGCAATCCATGGGGCATCAACCGTAAAGAACGTGAAAACTGGCGGACATTACGCGATGATGTTGAAATAAAAACTGTAAAAGAAATGACCAAAGCTGGCGAGGAATTTGAATACTTGTTCTGGGTTGGCTCAATGGGATCTTACGATAATCGCAGTCAAAAAATTGCGCTATCATTTGCAAAGTTAATGAACGAAGCAGGCGTGAAGTTTGCGATTTTAGGAAATAAGGAAAAGAACTCAGGCGATACACCACGCCGTCTAGGCAATGAGTTTTTATTCCAAGAGCTCGCAACAGGTAATATTGCTGAAATTGAAAAAACTGGTGCATCAAAGATCGTCACAATTGATCCGCATGCATATAATACATTGAAAAATGAGTATTGTGATTTCGGGTTGAATGTTGAGGTTTATCATCATACAGAGCTTTTAGCGCAGCTTGTAAAAGATGGCTGCTTAAAGCCTAAGTATGAGGTGAATGAAACAATCACGTTCCATGATTCTTGTTATTTAGGACGATATAACGAAGTATACGATCCACCACGTGAAATTTTAAAAGCAATTCCGGGTGTGAAGTTAGTGGAAATGGAACGTAATCGTGAAACGGGCATGTGCTGTGGTGCTGGGGGCGGCTTAATGTGGATGGAAGAATCAGTCGGAAATCGCATTAATGTTACCCGAACTGAACAAGCGCTGGATGTTAATCCAACCGTTATTTCAAGCGGCTGTCCGTATTGCTTAACTATGTTAAGTGATGGAACGAAAGCGAAAGAAATTGAAGATAAAGTTCATACCTATGATGTAGCGGAGTTATTAGAAAAAGCAATCTATCGCAAAGAAGAGAGCATTGTGCAATAGTATTGGGAACTAAGGTGATGCAGTAGCTTGTATCACCTTAGTAAAAATTTTTCTTGTTATGTTGAGCGAGCGTTCAATCGGATGAGCTATCTTGGAAGTTGTTGGTGGTTGTCTGTTGTAGGATGTTGTTTGATGTTCTAGGGTGTTTTCGAATCAGTAACCAGTAGTATCCGTAACCGGACATATGGTTCGTTATCTTAGGTAAAAAGGCTATATTTTAGAGTTTAGCGGACAAATGATCTCTTATTTCAGTAAATAGAGGGTTGTAATCGCTGATTTTGATAATATAAAGGATTTATTGTCCGGAAAAGTTTCAAAATGGGCTTATTTAGTGAAAATAAGGCACTGTATGACCGCTAAATTGAAACGAATGCATAATAAAGTTCTTAAAATTGAAATAACTGAAACGAAGTGGGCATGGTAGAGATCTTTCGACTCGACGACTATCCATTAAGGGGGAGAATGTATGACGAAGACTGTGATTGTTGGTGGTGCAAGAACACCGTTTGGGAAGTTTGGGGGCGGTTTGAGTTCTTTATCTGCGGTTAAACTGGGAGGAATTGCAATAAAGGCCGCGCTGCAACGTGCAAAGGTGGATCCGGCCGAGGTAGGGGAAGTTATTTTCGGTACAGTACTACAAGGCGGTCAAGGGCAAATTCCTTCACGCCAAGCAGCAGTTGAGGCCGGTATTCCATGGGAAGTTCAAACGGAAACAATCAACAAGGTTTGTGCATCAGGACTTCGCAGTGTGACCCTAGCAGATCAAATTATTCGGACTGGTGATCAAGAAATAATTATAGCCGGTGGAATGGAGTCGATGAGTAATGCGCCATACTTTCTGCCAAATGCTCGTTTCGGAATGAGAATGGGGAATTCAACTGCAGTTGACTTAATGATCCATGATGGTTTAACATGCTCGTTTAAAGACGTCCATATGGGCACATATGGTAATAGCACCGCTGAGGAGTTTGGACTATCGCGTGAAGAACAAGATGGTTGGGCATATCGCAGTCATCAGCGTGCGCTTGCGGCAATGACTGAAGGTAAGTTTGCAGCTGAAATTGTCCCAGTCTCAATTCCGCAGAGAAAAGGAGATCCGATTGTAGTATCACAAGATGAAGGGCCACGTGCCGATACATCACTTGAAAAACTAGCAAAATTACCGCCAGCGTTTGGAAAGGATGGCACGATAACAGCGGGTAATGCACCAGGTGTAAATGATGGAGCTGGAGCACTTGTGTTAATGTCTGATAAACGAGCTGAAAAAGAAGGAAAAGATGTATTAGCTAAAATCGTGGGTCATACAGCCATCGCTGTTGAAGCACATCGTTTCCCGGAGACACCTGGTCTTGTTATTAACGAATTGCTAAAGAAAACTGGCAAAGCACTTGAAGAGATAGCTTTGTTTGAAATAAACGAGGCGTTTGCTGCTGTTACGTTAGCCAGTGGAATAATCGCCGGACTGGATCCAGAAAAGGTGAATGTTAACGGTGGTGCGGTTGCACTTGGGCATCCAATTGGAGCTAGCGGCACGCGCATTATATTAACATTAATACATGAACTAAAGCGGCGTGGTGGTGGCTTTGGAATCGCGGCTATTTGTAGTGGCGGCGGTCAAGGTGATGCCATTATGATAGAAGTTTAGCTTAAGAGTTAAGTTTTACAAATATGTTTAGTACAGATTTTTTTCCGGGAAATAATTCTTAAGAGTTAATTGTTTAAGTTGAAGGATATTTTGCTTTTTATCAAATATGCGGACATATGATGCGTTATTTTAGTCAGAAAGGGCTTTTTTAAAAATTTGGCGGACATATGATCCTCTATTTTAAGGAAATGGGTGCCATTTTGGATGATTTTAGCTAAATAACGAACTATATGTCCGGAAAGACAACCAAATAAGCCGTTTTTATTGAAATAAGGGCTTTTATGTCCGCGAAAATGTAGCAACCATTGAAAATTGAAAAGTAGCATCATTAAAAACCGGTGCAAATATGCACAAAGCAAGGAATGAGTGCCACGAATTTTATTATAGATTGTTCTACAATAAATCAACTGAGGGGGATTTTAATAGCATGGATGTAAAAAAGGTAATGGTAATTGGGGCAGGTCAAATGGGCTCAGGTATTGCACAGGTTTGTGCGATGGCAGGCTATGATGTGATTTTACAAGACTTAAAGAGTGAGTTTTTACAACGGGGCATTTCGGTCATAACGAAAAATTTACAACGTCAAGTCGATAA belongs to Bacillus sp. Marseille-P3661 and includes:
- a CDS encoding heterodisulfide reductase-related iron-sulfur binding cluster produces the protein MLIVNWIAFLAVTAYGLYLFSYLIKTRYEYIKLGKKVEFDRKYKERLEKIWVMVFGQKKLLKDKKSGIIHVMMFYGFILVQFGAIDFIWKGLAPGSHLPLGPLYPAFTFFQEIVTLMILLAVILAFYRRYIEKLVRLKRGFKAGLVLIFIGTLMLSVLLGNGLDLVWHGHEPALSEPVAGLIATIFGGLGTTAAAVIFYVAWWIHLIVLLTFLVYVPQSKHAHLIAGPINVFFNRIDNPGKLRPINFEDETQESFGVGKIEEFTQHQMIDFYACVECGRCTNVCPATATGKMLSPMDLIVKMRDHLTEKGAAITSRQPWVPTFAFSGTVGNQLALKSAGKGAEESAAAVDYNTSLIGDVITEEEIWACTTCRNCEDQCPVMNEHVEKIIDLRRYLVLTEGKVDSEAQRAMQNIERQGNPWGINRKERENWRTLRDDVEIKTVKEMTKAGEEFEYLFWVGSMGSYDNRSQKIALSFAKLMNEAGVKFAILGNKEKNSGDTPRRLGNEFLFQELATGNIAEIEKTGASKIVTIDPHAYNTLKNEYCDFGLNVEVYHHTELLAQLVKDGCLKPKYEVNETITFHDSCYLGRYNEVYDPPREILKAIPGVKLVEMERNRETGMCCGAGGGLMWMEESVGNRINVTRTEQALDVNPTVISSGCPYCLTMLSDGTKAKEIEDKVHTYDVAELLEKAIYRKEESIVQ
- a CDS encoding acetyl-CoA C-acetyltransferase, whose amino-acid sequence is MTKTVIVGGARTPFGKFGGGLSSLSAVKLGGIAIKAALQRAKVDPAEVGEVIFGTVLQGGQGQIPSRQAAVEAGIPWEVQTETINKVCASGLRSVTLADQIIRTGDQEIIIAGGMESMSNAPYFLPNARFGMRMGNSTAVDLMIHDGLTCSFKDVHMGTYGNSTAEEFGLSREEQDGWAYRSHQRALAAMTEGKFAAEIVPVSIPQRKGDPIVVSQDEGPRADTSLEKLAKLPPAFGKDGTITAGNAPGVNDGAGALVLMSDKRAEKEGKDVLAKIVGHTAIAVEAHRFPETPGLVINELLKKTGKALEEIALFEINEAFAAVTLASGIIAGLDPEKVNVNGGAVALGHPIGASGTRIILTLIHELKRRGGGFGIAAICSGGGQGDAIMIEV